In Antechinus flavipes isolate AdamAnt ecotype Samford, QLD, Australia chromosome 3, AdamAnt_v2, whole genome shotgun sequence, a genomic segment contains:
- the PLEKHG2 gene encoding pleckstrin homology domain-containing family G member 2 isoform X1, producing the protein MPEGAHRLSLTKPSPTPSPGCSHRGLPPALPMASPRGSGSSTSLSTVGSEGEPHAGPSPGPSSSQACPVPALEPPPGPPIQLHLTPVGPRGEPGQGTKKPSHLERVVREIVETERAYVRDLRSIVEDYLGCLVANGPPGLNPEHLGTLFSNIEDIYEFSSELLEDLENSSSAHGIADCFVQRSEEFDIYTLYCMNYPSSMALLRDLSLCPPVAQWLQERQAQLRHSLPLQSFLLKPVQRILKYHLLLQELGKHWPEGAGAEQGPGGREVVEDAIVSMTAVAWYINDMKRKQEHAARLQEVQRRLGGWGGPELSAFGELVLEGVFRGGGGPRLRGGQRLLFLFSRMLLVAKRRGPGYNYKGHIFCCNLSVSESPKDPLSFKVADVTIPKHQHLLQAKNHEEKRLWLHYLQRLIVENHPASIPAKAKQVLLENTFHCAPEGQPSCEPLTPPLGSPRLPEGRNFSGRRKTDPSPSLTSPAGASPGRRGRRQSEPAKECHLMFAKIAGSRLKHAGSEGELFPMSQSLCKAPEPAPASGAPEDVEEPAPPTLGPPGLSITEEIMELLTQRGLQEPGLSPLEVPEAPRFQGEPSSPNHRGNVGPESPARLSGESSEEEEGTRPKDQRSSPLHVLERPDDTDVCGSSEIPGTAAVSDAPPMPSCEPGPRTPEPPSGQGEPCSEASAQEGDSEAAPSATPAPSEKADDGAQSRQESQSSWTEEEEEEEEEEEEEEEEAKKGGRLPALPPSLRV; encoded by the exons ATGCCTGAGGGAGCCCACCGCCTGAGTCTCACCAAGCCCAGCCCGACCCCAAGCCCCGGGTGTAGCCATCGAG GACTCCCCCCGGCCCTGCCCATGGCCTCCCCCCGAGGATCTGGGAGCTCTACATCCCTGAGTACGGTGGGCTCTGAGGGGGAGCCTCATGCAGGCCCCAGCCCAGGCCCCAGCTCCAGCCAGGCCTGTCCTGTGCCAGCCTTGGAGCCCCCACCAGGCCCGCCCATTCAGCTGCACCTGACTCCGGTGGGGCCTCGAGGGGAGCCAGGGCAAGGGACCAAGAAGCCCTCCCACCTGGAGCGTGTGGTCCGGGAAATCGTGGAGACCGAGCGGGCTTACGTGAGGGACCTGAGGAGCATCGTGGAG GATTACCTGGGCTGTCTGGTGGCCAATGGCCCCCCCGGGCTGAATCCAGAACATCTCGGGACCCTCTTCTCCAACATCGAAGATATCTACGAGTTTAGCAG TGAACTCTTGGAAGACCTGGAGAACAGTAGCAGCGCCCACGGCATCGCAGACTGCTTTGTGCAGAGG AGCGAAGAGTTTGACATCTACACCCTCTACTGTATGAACTACCCGAG CTCGATGGCCTTACTCCGGGACCTGTCCCTCTGCCCTCCGGTGGCCCAGTGGCTCCAGGAACGCCAGGCCCAGCTCCGCCATTCGCTGCCCCTGCAGAGCTTCCTCCTCAAACCCGTCCAGAGAATCCTGAAGTATCACCTCCTACTGCAG GAGCTGGGCAAGCACTGGCCGGAGGGAGCCGGGGCCGAGCAAGGGCCTGGGGGCCGAGAGGTGGTGGAAGACGCCATCGTGTCCATGACAGCTGTGGCTTGGTACATCAATGACATGAAGAGGAAGCAGGAGCACGCAGCTCGTCTGCAG GAAGTGCAGCGGCGGTTGGGAGGCTGGGGGGGCCCGGAGCTGAGCGCCTTTGGGGAGCTGGTCCTGGAGGGCGTGTTCCGAGGCGGGGGCGGCCCTCGGCTTCGAGGGGGCCAGcgcctcctcttcctcttctcccgaATGCTCCTGGTGGCCAAAAGACGAGGGCCCGGCTACAATTACAAGGGGCACATCTTT TGCTGTAACCTGTCGGTGAGCGAGAGTCCCAAAGATCCTCTGAGCTTCAAGGTGGCGGATGTGACCATCCCAAAGCACCAGCACCTGCTGCAG GCCAAGAACCATGAGGAGAAACGCCTGTGGCTCCATTACCTGCAGCGCTTAATAGTGGAAAACCACCCAGCGTCCATCCCCGCTAAG gCAAAGCAAGTCCTCTTGGAAAACACTTTCCACT GTGCCCCTGAAGGCCAGCCCAGCTGTGAGCCTCTGACACCCCCACTCGGATCCCCCCGCCTCCCCGAGGGCCGAAACTTCAGCGGACGAAGGAAGACAG ACCCCTCCCCGTCTCTGACCAGCCCCGCGGGGGCCTCCCCGGGCCGCCGAGGCCGGAGGCAGTCCG AGCCAGCAAAGGAGTGTCACCTCATGTTTGCGAAGATCG CTGGATCCAGGCTCAAG CACGCCGGCAGCGAGGGGGAGCTGTTCCCGATGTCGCAGTCCCTCTGCAAGGCCCCGGAGCCGGCCCCGGCCTCAGGAGCCCCCGAAGACGTGGAGGAGCCGGCTCCCCCTACCCTGGGCCCCCCGGGGCTCTCGATCACCGAGGAGATCATGGAGCTGCTGACCCAGAGAGGTCTCCAGGAACCCGGG cTTTCCCCGCTGGAAGTTCCTGAAGCCCCCAGATTCCAGGGGGAGCCCTCGTCTCCAAATCATCGTGGGAACGTTGGCCCTGAGAGCCCGGCCCGGTTAAGTGGCGAGTCCTCTGAAGAAGAGGAGGGGACACGGCCGAAAGACCAGCGGTCGTCCCCCCTCCACGTCCTCGAGAGGCCGGACGACACGGACGTTTGCGGCAGCTCCGAAATCCCCGGAACTGCGGCAGTTTCTGACGCTCCCCCAATGCCCAGCTGTGAGCCCGGTCCCAGGACCCCCGAGCCCCCCTCGGGACAAGGGGAGCCTTGCTCCGAGGCCTCGGCTCAGGAGGGGGATTCGGAGGCTGCTCCGTCAGCGACGCCAGCCCCGTCGGAAAAGGCGGACGATGGAGCCCAGTCCAGACAGGAGAGCCAGTCGTCTTGGacggaggaggaggaagaggaggaggaggaggaggaggaggaggaggaggaggcgaaGAAGGGCGGCCGTCTCCCAGCTCTCCCACCAAGCCTGAGAGTTTAG
- the PLEKHG2 gene encoding pleckstrin homology domain-containing family G member 2 isoform X2 — protein MPEGAHRLSLTKPSPTPSPGCSHRGLPPALPMASPRGSGSSTSLSTVGSEGEPHAGPSPGPSSSQACPVPALEPPPGPPIQLHLTPVGPRGEPGQGTKKPSHLERVVREIVETERAYVRDLRSIVEDYLGCLVANGPPGLNPEHLGTLFSNIEDIYEFSSELLEDLENSSSAHGIADCFVQRSEEFDIYTLYCMNYPSSMALLRDLSLCPPVAQWLQERQAQLRHSLPLQSFLLKPVQRILKYHLLLQELGKHWPEGAGAEQGPGGREVVEDAIVSMTAVAWYINDMKRKQEHAARLQEVQRRLGGWGGPELSAFGELVLEGVFRGGGGPRLRGGQRLLFLFSRMLLVAKRRGPGYNYKGHIFCCNLSVSESPKDPLSFKVADVTIPKHQHLLQAKNHEEKRLWLHYLQRLIVENHPASIPAKAKQVLLENTFHCAPEGQPSCEPLTPPLGSPRLPEGRNFSGRRKTDPSPSLTSPAGASPGRRGRRQSAGSRLKHAGSEGELFPMSQSLCKAPEPAPASGAPEDVEEPAPPTLGPPGLSITEEIMELLTQRGLQEPGLSPLEVPEAPRFQGEPSSPNHRGNVGPESPARLSGESSEEEEGTRPKDQRSSPLHVLERPDDTDVCGSSEIPGTAAVSDAPPMPSCEPGPRTPEPPSGQGEPCSEASAQEGDSEAAPSATPAPSEKADDGAQSRQESQSSWTEEEEEEEEEEEEEEEEAKKGGRLPALPPSLRV, from the exons ATGCCTGAGGGAGCCCACCGCCTGAGTCTCACCAAGCCCAGCCCGACCCCAAGCCCCGGGTGTAGCCATCGAG GACTCCCCCCGGCCCTGCCCATGGCCTCCCCCCGAGGATCTGGGAGCTCTACATCCCTGAGTACGGTGGGCTCTGAGGGGGAGCCTCATGCAGGCCCCAGCCCAGGCCCCAGCTCCAGCCAGGCCTGTCCTGTGCCAGCCTTGGAGCCCCCACCAGGCCCGCCCATTCAGCTGCACCTGACTCCGGTGGGGCCTCGAGGGGAGCCAGGGCAAGGGACCAAGAAGCCCTCCCACCTGGAGCGTGTGGTCCGGGAAATCGTGGAGACCGAGCGGGCTTACGTGAGGGACCTGAGGAGCATCGTGGAG GATTACCTGGGCTGTCTGGTGGCCAATGGCCCCCCCGGGCTGAATCCAGAACATCTCGGGACCCTCTTCTCCAACATCGAAGATATCTACGAGTTTAGCAG TGAACTCTTGGAAGACCTGGAGAACAGTAGCAGCGCCCACGGCATCGCAGACTGCTTTGTGCAGAGG AGCGAAGAGTTTGACATCTACACCCTCTACTGTATGAACTACCCGAG CTCGATGGCCTTACTCCGGGACCTGTCCCTCTGCCCTCCGGTGGCCCAGTGGCTCCAGGAACGCCAGGCCCAGCTCCGCCATTCGCTGCCCCTGCAGAGCTTCCTCCTCAAACCCGTCCAGAGAATCCTGAAGTATCACCTCCTACTGCAG GAGCTGGGCAAGCACTGGCCGGAGGGAGCCGGGGCCGAGCAAGGGCCTGGGGGCCGAGAGGTGGTGGAAGACGCCATCGTGTCCATGACAGCTGTGGCTTGGTACATCAATGACATGAAGAGGAAGCAGGAGCACGCAGCTCGTCTGCAG GAAGTGCAGCGGCGGTTGGGAGGCTGGGGGGGCCCGGAGCTGAGCGCCTTTGGGGAGCTGGTCCTGGAGGGCGTGTTCCGAGGCGGGGGCGGCCCTCGGCTTCGAGGGGGCCAGcgcctcctcttcctcttctcccgaATGCTCCTGGTGGCCAAAAGACGAGGGCCCGGCTACAATTACAAGGGGCACATCTTT TGCTGTAACCTGTCGGTGAGCGAGAGTCCCAAAGATCCTCTGAGCTTCAAGGTGGCGGATGTGACCATCCCAAAGCACCAGCACCTGCTGCAG GCCAAGAACCATGAGGAGAAACGCCTGTGGCTCCATTACCTGCAGCGCTTAATAGTGGAAAACCACCCAGCGTCCATCCCCGCTAAG gCAAAGCAAGTCCTCTTGGAAAACACTTTCCACT GTGCCCCTGAAGGCCAGCCCAGCTGTGAGCCTCTGACACCCCCACTCGGATCCCCCCGCCTCCCCGAGGGCCGAAACTTCAGCGGACGAAGGAAGACAG ACCCCTCCCCGTCTCTGACCAGCCCCGCGGGGGCCTCCCCGGGCCGCCGAGGCCGGAGGCAGTCCG CTGGATCCAGGCTCAAG CACGCCGGCAGCGAGGGGGAGCTGTTCCCGATGTCGCAGTCCCTCTGCAAGGCCCCGGAGCCGGCCCCGGCCTCAGGAGCCCCCGAAGACGTGGAGGAGCCGGCTCCCCCTACCCTGGGCCCCCCGGGGCTCTCGATCACCGAGGAGATCATGGAGCTGCTGACCCAGAGAGGTCTCCAGGAACCCGGG cTTTCCCCGCTGGAAGTTCCTGAAGCCCCCAGATTCCAGGGGGAGCCCTCGTCTCCAAATCATCGTGGGAACGTTGGCCCTGAGAGCCCGGCCCGGTTAAGTGGCGAGTCCTCTGAAGAAGAGGAGGGGACACGGCCGAAAGACCAGCGGTCGTCCCCCCTCCACGTCCTCGAGAGGCCGGACGACACGGACGTTTGCGGCAGCTCCGAAATCCCCGGAACTGCGGCAGTTTCTGACGCTCCCCCAATGCCCAGCTGTGAGCCCGGTCCCAGGACCCCCGAGCCCCCCTCGGGACAAGGGGAGCCTTGCTCCGAGGCCTCGGCTCAGGAGGGGGATTCGGAGGCTGCTCCGTCAGCGACGCCAGCCCCGTCGGAAAAGGCGGACGATGGAGCCCAGTCCAGACAGGAGAGCCAGTCGTCTTGGacggaggaggaggaagaggaggaggaggaggaggaggaggaggaggaggaggcgaaGAAGGGCGGCCGTCTCCCAGCTCTCCCACCAAGCCTGAGAGTTTAG
- the ZFP36 gene encoding mRNA decay activator protein ZFP36, producing the protein MDASAAAGGKPKSAGMDLCTLYERLLSLSPDLARAARGELEPELGWGSRSPWSPSLADLESPSPPRASAPLAPRLPGRSTSLVESRAWVPPPPGFEPLPPRAAPAATAAPSEGAPGSGSPAGAASSSRYKTELCRTFSESGKCRYGSKCQFAHGLEELRPASRHPKYKTELCRKFLLLGACPYGTRCHFIHTPYDVLSAGSAHPPLLRQSLSFSGMPSARRRGSPTLSPPGLPDLPSPLGFFSPPSSPPPLVTTPGEVPFSPSAFSAAPGPVPRGATAGETCCPSCRQTTGAWGPTRDALGLGLGLGLARSPSAHSLGSEPDDQASSGGSSLGGSDSPVFEVAVGGAFAPSSSQLLTPVPPRRLPIFNRLSVSD; encoded by the exons ATGGACGCGAGCGCCGCCGCAGGCGGGAAGCCCAAGTCCGCGGGCATGGATCTGTGCACCCTCTACGAG AGGCTCCTGTCCCTGAGTCCGGACCTGGCACGGGCGGCCCGCGGGGAGCTGGAGCCCGAGCTGGGCTGGGGCTCCCGAAGCCCCTGGAGTCCCAGCCTCGCGGACCTGGAGTCGCCGTCCCCCCCGCGGGCCTCGGCTCCCTTGGCCCCTCGGCTCCCCGGCCGTTCTACCAGCCTGGTGGAGAGTCGCGCCTGGGTCCCCCCGCCGCCGGGCTTTGAGCCCCTGCCGCCCAGGGCCGCGCCGGCCGCCACCGCCGCGCCCTCGGAAGGCGCGCCCGGCTCCGGCTCCCCGGCCGGGGCGGCTTCCTCGTCCAGATACAAGACGGAGCTGTGCCGGACCTTCTCGGAGAGCGGCAAATGCCGCTACGGCTCCAAGTGCCAGTTCGCCCACGGGCTCGAAGAGCTGCGGCCGGCCAGCCGCCACCCCAAGTACAAGACGGAGCTGTGCCGCAAGTTCTTGCTCCTGGGCGCTTGTCCATATGGGACCCGCTGCCATTTCATCCACACCCCTTACGACGTCCTGTCGGCGGGGTCGGCTCACCCTCCCCTGCTCCGGCAGAGTCTCAGCTTCTCCGGGATGCCCTCCGCCCGGCGCCGGGGCTCCCCCACCCTGAGCCCTCCAGGGCTGCCGGACCTGCCTTCCCCCTTGggcttcttctcccctccttcttctccgCCCCCACTGGTCACCACCCCCGGGGAggtccctttctccccctctgcCTTCTCGGCCGCCCCCGGCCCAGTGCCCCGGGGAGCCACGGCGGGAGAAACCTGCTGCCCCTCCTGCCGCCAGACCACGGGCGCCTGGGGGCCCACAAGGGAtgccctggggctgggcctggggctggggctggccCGGAGCCCTTCTGCTCACTCCCTGGGCTCTGAGCCCGACGACCAGGCCAGCAGTGGGGGAAGCAGCTTGGGGGGATCGGATTCCCCAGTGTTTGAGGTGGCAGTGGGGGGCGCCTTCGCCCCCTCTAGCTCTCAGCTCCTGACCCCGGTGCCCCCCCGGCGGCTCCCCATCTTCAATCGGCTGTCCGTGTCCGACTGA